The following are encoded together in the Robertmurraya sp. FSL R5-0851 genome:
- a CDS encoding DinB family protein, translating into MIKFFEYNWQVRDEWFDWCKQLTIEELLMNRKGGVGNILYTLFHIIDVEYSWIRGIQGKEDVVFQFADYNTLEKVKSLSDKLRIEIVEFLRTNLDDIKEQSVSVPWDEEKYTVDEILHHLIAHEIHHIGQLSVWSREVELQPVSSNFVGREFKAVHFY; encoded by the coding sequence ATAATTAAATTCTTTGAATATAACTGGCAGGTAAGAGATGAGTGGTTTGACTGGTGCAAACAATTAACAATTGAGGAATTGTTAATGAATCGTAAGGGTGGAGTAGGAAATATTTTATATACACTTTTCCATATAATTGATGTGGAATATAGTTGGATTCGTGGTATTCAGGGGAAAGAGGATGTAGTATTTCAGTTTGCTGATTATAATACACTTGAAAAGGTTAAATCTCTTTCAGATAAATTACGTATTGAAATAGTTGAATTTTTAAGAACAAATTTAGATGACATTAAGGAACAGAGTGTCAGTGTTCCTTGGGATGAAGAAAAATACACTGTGGATGAAATACTTCACCATCTTATTGCACATGAGATTCATCATATCGGCCAACTTTCGGTTTGGTCGAGAGAAGTGGAACTACAACCTGTATCCTCTAATTTCGTTGGTAGAGAGTTTAAAGCTGTCCATTTTTATTAA